A single region of the Ziziphus jujuba cultivar Dongzao chromosome 10, ASM3175591v1 genome encodes:
- the LOC107411413 gene encoding helicase protein MOM1 isoform X2 codes for MANETRSSRKVKDDENSNSKGKQTTSKSASGSTSSDKSGLRRSAREMSSKKKMVSSPSSVRKSQRLEKLTPSPPSLRKSGRIEKKSTPRPLRRSDRDTKQSPKRSGKSLGSLFVKKKNGQKEESVKQSTDVNASQVKNGRMTARDFRALWRNSHDKVKMAGTCERTSVGSESGVRNSSKETLEDKGGMMELSHSRCKNSCRDESHGSEDGDSNDAVSKEISDENGRIIVDCFPLDKVRAPELMDFSSNKKTLDEKIGSESGKDSMPSRRKRNLVNVDSEVSAKNPSQYSIADASSSPSESTRGDLVETNGACFKRHRVDFDPARQELSSCNTILNRELHVASVMKGRGEHEATTTKGPAETCNNYTQRKESPIDIQIGGDQNTCLICKQGGKLLCCDGRGCERNYHVSCLDPPMDDVPFGVWYCPKCVMKKIESGVHSVSEGVESIWDAREVEVSDVDGLQKQKEFLVKYKGLAHIHNCWVPESKLLLDAPSLVAKFNRKNQVITWKQEWTIPQRLLQKRLLMSPKQRDQYLRDRAGDKHAGDKCDCQYEWLVKWRGLGYEHATWELENSSLFSSLDGQGLIRDYENRRKENKVVSFVEDKILESEKGLSIKLSHLPIESSSGLSTNHLDCINKLRELWHNSQNAVVIDEQERIKKVVAFILSLQSNVCRPFLIISAPAALNSWDDEFRRIAPSINAVVYKGHKDFRKTIRTLEFYEEGGCIILQALITTAEAIIEDLDVLKCIEWEAIVIDEFQRPKICLHSAQIKILSARMRLILSCQLKENSADCYFNMLALLDSHDVSDNSIPLLPSSSNSIGKLKERLSKYIIYGCKSEASRFKEYWVPVQLSNVQLEKYCDALISNCTLLRSFQKNDLVGSLHDILSSIRKCCDHPYLYDQSVQAFLNKGLKEVEYLDVGVKASAKLQLLDMMLLEIKKRGLRVLILFQPITGGTVSGTGSGRTSIGDILDDFLRQRFGTDCYERVEWGILPAKRQAALNKFNDKEHGRFVFLLETRACVPSIKLSSVDNVIIYGSDWNPVNDVKALQKITLDSQFDQIKIFRLYSSCTVEEKVLILSKQEKILDSLSRNTCHMLLMWGAAHQFETLDKFHRGNDPPSIADISFNESHLKDVFRDFLSILPLNSKESGSGNPSIIVNVQQVGGAYSTDFSLPGMRQSQLLEEGQPHIFWTKLLEGKHPQWKYSSGSSQRNRKRVQNFDEISKEQEAEIVDDAKKRRKVVSSSVELFCQKLGSDGKLIAGDKEGASETSADNLPYSLLKSSCVNKTIPSIYASSSPQLGPNFLGMPKATTSDYGERRRLLDEQKTLHLHLKPEISKLCEILQLNDLVKGMVEKFLEYVMHNHLVYREPATTLQAFQISLCWTAASLANQKIDHKSSVLLARQHLNFSCKKEEADCVYSLLRCLKKMFLYRIGNLKDAEVKECTDKQVHWLSRLVEKDVSKSIKEIQKKCQKQLTKLLQRQQEAKNELLRDYEVERAKLQNQQQTEAAVIRSCTQNNPSLRTDKLKMLDSSYMKTYEQHKQVMDTNLKELEALHLTRRDKMQQKEAKWVEEVMSWARRECLGKPPSNGPGHQLEYSRTNERIVLGDPASVCLSDEQSPEDVERSISGFRAGLPGAPENVTNEDVAFNHPVKTWTPHVGPINENDKLNTMASEQATITGLLGKSKTVNSSDDQERVASMNSCAKEQVPDDNVPPEVCEIHSSSDGSGIVATQSSCEEPIHDVAALTMPDGEVIQNVGGNFSSSADPGEIHPSTLPSSKEQNPNASLSRPGGDVLLGLPETGHLSDGVDNDVSANSSASEEVCTGLTVNEPVIEVHFRVPESVRSCCGLEYPVPVNPRSSEEQILDTASVSIPDKEIQQGVPMTLSSNDVVNVVSLNPVSSKEQIPDGAMLSNAEVSLSVPETVHDEVEVDMASANAAGVGQLEGAVNAVDEDTLLQEPSMLHQDEHTRSSTSCGKQVGDASARDKQISSQEAGHSVSQPVENEPSHQSDPDAPASDTAVQIQPLPSSSPPSGLNLLNEPSVGETRYQPNHGGHTSNHVAQASMQPVEDPVELPNLGVSQSLTGFPLHPPVDVPTGGVGTHFSDTRTTSAVPLLFSPPDPLQNEVDRLCKETADVDKNHDDMMQHLKSECEKEMDKIRQKYEIKFKEVEAEYVLKTEQLKSNRNKVLMNKFLAEALRWKCGPLGAPGTSGVKQAMNSNFAQQRVRSSMLQNAQRLSTPVGASLSSSSAANLQASVPAPNAQTIPSALAVSASPLAPLQSVSNSSTIIPTTIARPPVIGSFSSPGGNLQSVPEIRTPAPHLQPFRPSTYAAAISHPPHLRGMASQQAGRNPPSTSHALPHVSPRLPSSTYQFGPYNRPPRPNYLSALELLVEVEGGCNATPPNSSSLQPSLVQSNPSESGTNRTQVNQVSTGGSADIVCLSDDE; via the exons ATGGCAAATGAGACTCGAAGTAGTCGTAAAGTCAAGGATGATGAAAATAGCAATTCTAAAGGGAAGCAAACCACTAGCAAAAGTGCCTCGGGCTCCACAAGTTCTGATAAATCAGGGTTAAGAAGGTCTGCTAGGGAAATGTCATCAAAGAAAAAGATGGTTTCAAGCCCGTCGAGTGTTAGGAAATCTCAGCGGCTTGAGAAGTTAACCCCAAGTCCTCCAAGCTTGAGAAAATCTGGAAGAATTGAGAAAAAATCGACGCCAAGGCCGCTGAGGAGGTCAGATAGGGATACAAAACAGTCCCCTAAAAGATCGGGTAAAAGCTTGGGCTCATTGTttgtaaagaagaaaaatggacAGAAGGAGGAGAGTGTGAAACAATCAACAGATGTGAATGCTTCTCAGGTGAAAAACGGGAGGATGACTGCTCGTGATTTTAGGGCATTGTGGAGGAATTCACACGACAAAGTTAAAATGGCTG GAACTTGTGAAAGAACTTCTGTGGGCTCTGAGTCTGGTGTTAGAAATTCTTCGAAAGAAACATTAGAAGATAAAGGTGGTATGATGGAATTGTCCCACTCAAGGTGTAAGAATAGCTGCAGGGATGAATCTCATGGATCTGAAGATGGTGATAGCAATGATGCAGTGAGCAAAGAGATCAGTGATGAAAATGGAAGGATAATAGTTGATTGCTTTCCACTAGATAAGGTGAGAGCACCAGAACTGATGGATTTTTCATCCAATAAAAAGACACTAGACGAAAAGATTGGCTCTGAAAGTGGTAAGGATTCAATGCCTTCGAGGAGAAAAAGGAATCTGGTGAATGTTGATTCCGAGGTGTCGGCAAAGAATCCAAGTCAATACTCAATTGCTGATGCTAGCTCTTCACCATCTGAATCCACAAGGGGTGACCTTGTTGAGACAAATGGTGCATGTTTTAAGAGGCACAG GGTAGACTTTGATCCAGCTAGGCAGGAGTTATCCTCTTGCAACACAATCTTAAATCGAGAATTGCATGTTGCATCTGTCATGAAG GGTAGAGGGGAACATGAAGCTACTACTACCAAGGGACCTGCTGAAACGTGCAATAACTATACGCAAAGAAAGGAGTCTCCTATTGATATTCAAATAGGTGGTGATCAAAACACTTGTCTCATCTGCAAGCAGGGTGGAAAGCTCTT ATGCTGTGATGGAAGAGGGTGCGAACGAAACTATCATGTTTCTTGTCTAGATCCTCCTATGGATGATGTTCCTTTCGGAGTGTGGTACTGTCCCAAATGTGTTATGAAGAAGATAGAATCTGGTGTACATTCAGTGTCAGAGGGAGTAGAGTCAATTTGGGATGCTAGAGAAGTGGAAGTATCAGATGTTGATG GATTGCAAAAGCAAAAGGAGTTTTTGGTTAAATACAAAGGTCTTGCACATATTCACAATTGTTGGGTGCCAGAAAGTAAGCTGCTTCTTGATGCTCCATCACTTGTTGCAAAATTCAACCGAAAAAACCAG gtCATAACTTGGAAACAAGAATGGACAATTCCACAACGTTTGCTACAAAAAAGATTGTTGATGTCCCCAAAGCAGCGTGACCAGTATCTTAGAGACCGTGCTGGTGATAAACATGCTGGTGATAAGTGTGATTGCCAATATGAATGGCTTGTCAAATGGCGTGGTCTTGGTTATGAACATGCTACATGGGAGTTGGAGAATTCTTCATTATTTAGTTCACTTGATGGTCAGGGCCTTATTCGAGATTATGAAAATCGACGCAAGGAGAATAAAGTCGTTTCTTTTGTTGAAGATAAG ATACTAGAGAGTGAAAAAGGTCTATCTATTAAGTTGTCACACCTTCCAATTGAAAGTTCATCTGGATTAAGTACTAATCATCTGGATTGCATTAACAAGTTACGCGAGCTTTGGCACAATAGTCAGAATGCTGTTGTTATTGATGAACAG GAACGGATAAAGAAGGTGGTTGCATTTATTCTGTCTTTGCAGTCTAATGTTTGTCGACCTTTTCTCATCATCTCAGCTCCTGCTGCACTTAATTCTTGGGATGATGAATTCCGTAGAATAGCACCTTCTATCAATGCTGTGGTCTATAAAGGACACAAAGATTTTCGGAAAACTATTAGGACACTGGAATTCTATGAGGAGGGTGGTTGTATTATACTTCAAGCACTTATAACAACGGCAGAAGCTATTATAGAG GATCTAGATGTGCTGAAGTGCATAGAATGGGAAGCAATTGTAATTGACGAGTTTCAACGTCCTAAAATCTGTTTGCACTCTGCTCAAATTAAGATTCTATCTGCTAGAATGAGGCTTATTCTGAGCTGTCAACTTAAG GAAAATTCTGCTGACTGCTATTTTAATATGCTAGCTCTGCTTGACTCTCATGATGTTTCCGATAATAGCATCCCCTTGCTACCCAGTTCCAGTAACAGCATTGGTAAACTAAAGGAGAGGTTgtccaaatatattatatatggatGCAAATCAGAAGCTTCAAGATTTAAAGAGTATTGGGTTCCTGTACAGCTATCCAATGTGCAGCTTGAGAAGTACTGTGATGCTCTGATTTCAAACTGCACATTACTTCGCTCCTTTCAGAAGAATGATCTTGTTGGATCCCTGCATGATATTCTTTCATCTATTCGAAAG TGCTGTGACCACCCATATCTTTACGATCAGTCAGTACAGGCATTTCTTAATAAAGGACTTAAAGAAGTTGAGTACTTGGATGTTGGAGTAAAAGCAAGTGCCAAGCTTCAACTTCTTGACATGATGCTTTTGGAGATAAAGAAGAGAGGTTTAAGAGTGCTCATCCTTTTTCAG CCCATTACTGGAGGGACTGTTTCTGGAACTGGTTCTGGAAGGACTTCTATAGGAGATATTTTAGATGACTTCCTGAGACAAAGGTTTGGTACAGATTGTTATGAACGTGTTGAGTGGGGAATTCTCCCTGCTAAGAGACAAGCTGCTTTGAACAAGTTCAATGACAAAGAGCATGGTAGATTTGTGTTTTTATTAGAAACCCGTGCTTGTGTTCCCAGCATCAAACTTTCATCAGTTGATAATGTCATCATATATGGTAGCGATTGGAACCCAGTAAATGATGTAAAAGCCCTACAAAAGATAACACTTGATTCCCAGTTTGACCAGATAAAAATATTTCGATTGTATTCATCTTGTACTGTGGAAGAAAAGGTTCTAATCCTTTCAAAGCAAGAGAAGATTCTTGATAGTTTAAGCCGGAATACTTGTCATATGCTGCTCATGTGGGGGGCAGCTCATCAATTTGAAACTTTGGATAAGTTCCATCGTGGAAATGATCCACCCTCCATTGCGGATATCTCATTTAATGAATCACATTTGAAAGATGTTTTCCGGGACTTTTTGTCAATACTTCCTTTAAACAGCAAAGAGAGTGGCTCAGGGAATCCCTCGATCATTGTGAATGTTCAACAAGTTGGAGGAGCTTACAGTACAGATTTTTCATTGCCTGGTATGCGACAAAGCCAATTATTGGAAGAAGGGCAGCCCCatatattttggacaaaattgttGGAGGGAAAACATCCTCAGTGGAAATATTCTTCTGGTTCATCTCAGAGGAATCGGAAAAGGGTACAAAATTTTGATGAGATATCAAAAGAACAGGAAGCTGAGATTGTTGATGATGCTAAGAAGCGCAGGAAGGTTGTCAGTAGTAGTGTAGAGCTGTTCTGCCAGAAACTTGGATCAGATGGAAAATTAATTGCTGGAGACAAGGAAG GAGCTTCTGAAACATCAGCAGATAATCTACCATATTCTTTGCTCAAGTCATCATGTGTGAATAAAACAATCCCTTCAATCTATGCTTCTAGTTCACCTCAGTTGGGGCCTAATTTCTTAGGAATGCCTAAGGCTACAACTTCTGATTatggagaaagaagaagattgCTTGATGAACAAAAGACTCTTCATCTTCATTTGAAGCCAGAGATATCAAAACTATGTGAAATCCTACAACTCAAT GATCTTGTTAAGGGTATGGTTGAAAAGTTTCTTGAGTATGTAATGCATAACCATCTAGTCTATAGAGAACCAGCAACAACATTGCAGGCTTTTCAGATATCTCTG TGTTGGACTGCAGCATCTTTGGCGAATCAAAAAATTGATCACAAGAGTTCAGTTTTGCTAGCaagacaacatctcaattttaGCTGCAAGAAAGAAGAGGCAGATTGTGTTTATTCATTGTTGAGATGtcttaaaaaaatgtttctaTATCGTATCGGGAACCTAAAAGATGCAGAGGTTAAAGAATGCACTGACAAACAGGTTCATTGGCTATCAAGATTGGTAGAGAAAGACGTCTCAAAAAGTATTAAAGAAATTCAGAAGAAGTGCCAAAAGCAGTTGACAAAACTCCTTCAAAGGCAACAGGAAGCGAAAAATGAGCTTTTGCGAGACTACGAGGTAGAAAGGGCAAAGCTACAGAATCAGCAGCAGACAGAAGCAGCTGTCATTCGTTCATGCACACAGAATAATCCTTCATTGAGAACAGATAAACTAAAAATGTTGGACAGTTCATATATGAAAACATATGAACAGCACAAACAAGTGATGGACACGAATCTTAAGGAACTTGAGGCACTGCATTTGACTAGAAGAGATAAGATGCAGCAGAAGGAGGCTAAGTGGGTGGAAGAGGTGATGTCCTGGGCTCGTAGAGAATGTTTAGGCAAGCCACCTTCAAATGGACCTGGCCATCAGTTGGAATATTCAAGGACTAATGAGCGAATTGTTCTTGGTGATCCTGCTTCGGTTTGTCTTTCAGATGAGCAGAGTCCTGAGGATGTTGAGCGTAGCATATCAGGGTTTAGGGCTGGACTACCTGGAGCTCCAGAAAATGTTACCAATGAAGATGTGGCATTTAACCATCCTGTCAAAACATGGACTCCTCATGTTGGCCCCATCAATGagaatgataaattaaataccatGGCTTCTGAGCAAGCGACAATTACTGGTCTTTTGGGGAAAAGCAAAACTGTTAATTCAAGTGATGATCAAGAGCGGGTAGCATCTATGAATTCTTGTGCCAAAGAACAGGTTCCAGATGATAATGTTCCACCAGAAGTGTGTGAAATTCACAGCTCAAGTGATGGTTCAGGGATAGTTGCCACTCAGTCTTCATGTGAAGAACCTATTCATGATGTAGCCGCCTTAACCATGCCTGATGGAGAGGTTATACAGAATGTTGGTGGGAATTTCAGTTCAAGTGCTGATCCAGGGGAAATCCACCCATCAACTCTTCCTTCTTCCAAAGAACAGAATCCCAATGCTTCTTTAAGCAGGCCTGGTGGAGATGTTCTTTTGGGATTGCCTGAGACTGGCCATTTGAGTGATGGTGTGGATAATGATGTTTCTGCGAATTCATCTGCATCTGAAGAAGTCTGTACTGGATTGACCGTAAATGAGCCAGTTATAGAGGTCCATTTTAGAGTGCCTGAATCTGTCCGTTCTTGTTGTGGCTTAGAATATCCTGTCCCAGTAAATCCACGCTCATCTGAAGAACAAATTTTGGATACAGCCTCAGTAAGCATTCCTGATAAAGAGATCCAGCAGGGAGTGCCTATGACTCTAAGTTCAAATGATGTTGTAAATGTTGTCTCTTTGAATCCAGTGTCATCTAAAGAACAAATTCCAGACGGAGCCATGTTGTCTAATGCTGAAGTTTCATTGTCAGTGCCTGAAACTGTTCACGATGAAGTGGAGGTTGATATGGCATCAGCTAATGCTGCTGGTGTCGGTCAGCTTGAAGGAGCAGTTAATGCTGTTGACGAAGATACTCTTCTCCAGGAGCCATCTATG CTGCACCAAGATGAACATACTCGATCATCTACATCTTGTGGAAAGCAAGTTGGAGATGCTTCAGCACGTGATAAGCAGATTTCTTCTCAAGAAGCTGGGCATTCAGTGTCCCAACCTGTTGAGAATGAACCATCCCATCAATCTGACCCTGATGCACCAGCCTCTGACACTGCTGTGCAAATTCAGCCATTGCCATCTTCAAGTCCACCTTCTGGCCTTAATCTGCTTAATGAACCTTCAGTTGGTGAAACTCGATATCAGCCAAACCATGGAGGCCATACCTCCAATCATGTTGCTCAGGCTTCAATGCAACCTGTCGAGGACCCTGTGGAGCTTCCAAATCTGGGTGTTTCACAGTCTCTAACAGGTTTTCCATTACATCCTCCTGTAGATGTGCCTACTGGTGGAGTGGGAACGCATTTTTCAGACACAAGGACTACATCAGCGGTGCCTCTGCTCTTTTCTCCACCTGACCCACTTCAAAATGAAGTGGATAGACTGTGTAAAGAAACTGCTGATGTCGATAAGAATCATGATGATATG ATGCAGCATTTGAAATCTGAATGTGAGAAAGAGATGGATAAAATTCGTCAGAAGTACGAAATTAAATTTAAGGAGGTTGAGGCTGAATATGTGCTTAAGACAGAGCAACTGAAATCAAATCGTAACAAGGTATTGATGAATAAATTTTTGGCTGAGGCTTTACGGTGGAAGTGTGGGCCTCTTGGGGCACCAGGTACATCTGGAGTCAAGCAAG CTATGAATTCCAATTTTGCGCAACAGAGGGTTCGGTCATCAATGCTGCAAAATGCTCAAAGACTTTCCACACCAGTCGGTGCATCTTTGTCCAGCTCTAGTGCTGCCAATCTGCAGGCCTCAGTGCCTGCACCCAATGCTCAGACTATCCCATCTGCACTTGCAGTCAGCGCAAGTCCCCTAGCTCCTTTGCAGTCTGTTTCTAATTCGTCTACCATCATTCCAACCACTATAGCAAGACCACCAGTCATCGGTTCATTCTCCTCTCCTGGAGGAAATCTCCAAAGTGTGCCTGAGATTCGGACCCCAGCTCCTCATCTCCAACCCTTCCGACCTTCAACTTATGCAGCTGCAATCAGTCACCCACCTCACCTGCGTGGCATGGCAAGTCAACAAGCAGGTCGAAACCCCCCTTCAACTTCACATGCACTTCCCCATGTATCACCTCGACTACCATCCTCTACATACCAATTTGGTCCTTATAATAGGCCTCCTCGTCCTAACTATTTATCTGCCTTGGAGTTACTCGTAGAAGTTGAGGGTGGTTGTAATGCAACTCCGCCAAATAGTTCTTCCTTGCAACCAAGTTTGGTTCAGTCTAACCCTTCTGAATCGGGCACAAATAGGACGCAGGTTAACCAAGTCTCCACTGGTGGATCTGCTGATATTGTTTGTTTGTCGGATGATGAATAA